In Coriobacteriia bacterium, a genomic segment contains:
- a CDS encoding NAD(P)-binding domain-containing protein: MRIGILGTGHVGMSLANGFARVGHEVTLGSRDPSAETVVAWAVEAPGRHAGTYREAAEFAEVVITALPGRLAAETIQSIGVDAFAGRLLIDTSNPVAFGPKGAEAVYPDDDSAAEHIQRLLPQTRVVKAFNQISAERMTTPEVGSGPDRMRICGNDAEAKRIVTELVAQFGWPVRDLGALSVARKLERGVIDWFVREAQGG; this comes from the coding sequence ATGCGCATCGGGATCCTGGGCACCGGCCACGTGGGGATGTCGCTCGCGAACGGGTTCGCGCGCGTCGGACACGAGGTGACGCTGGGTAGTCGCGACCCGTCCGCCGAGACGGTCGTCGCATGGGCCGTCGAGGCACCCGGCAGACACGCGGGCACCTACCGCGAGGCAGCCGAGTTCGCCGAGGTCGTCATCACGGCACTCCCGGGCCGTCTTGCCGCCGAGACGATTCAGTCGATCGGTGTCGACGCCTTCGCAGGTCGGCTACTCATCGACACGAGCAATCCAGTGGCGTTCGGCCCGAAGGGCGCCGAGGCGGTGTATCCGGATGACGACTCAGCCGCCGAACACATTCAGCGGCTGTTGCCACAGACGCGCGTAGTCAAGGCGTTCAACCAGATCAGCGCCGAGCGCATGACGACGCCGGAGGTGGGGTCGGGGCCCGACAGGATGCGCATCTGCGGCAATGACGCGGAGGCGAAACGCATCGTCACCGAGCTCGTGGCGCAGTTCGGCTGGCCGGTCAGGGATCTAGGCGCTTTGTCCGTTGCCCGCAAGCTCGAGCGGGGCGTCATCGACTGGTTCGTGCGCGAGGCGCAGGGCGGCTAG